In Nostoc sp. UHCC 0926, a single genomic region encodes these proteins:
- a CDS encoding DUF1802 family protein, translating into MIESVVLDTALCLPGYDLEALIQGRMIATMPRIFINPGRQFALYPTNISINLQPYEQYYRSSFLAIAQTALDQIDGEKVVLKAWARCEGCKMHTPESLDTLSELTVWTKEALQRSLGQRPHIFLAYLRVYLLSESLAILWQSQNSQFLPLRPSLRVSEAKPVLNDRTFAQRKHQLEKLEPPLHPELEELQSAIASLTISQPAAKQLDDDIKAFLGWSSDKPTNPLDLDLLWIQKIAEIGNSSDGHTFEKLVRRGLLKLGFTGSGLNPDATGGAGGMDFYAEQPYPIVGECKATKTEKVTDGTPAQLLKIGMNHLGKVQYENSIKLIVAAGELNFYALRTATENQMNVISPETLQKLVELQAHYKNSINLLELKEYLQQAPFGLAEDKLNTYIDKVEKSIRLRSHIIQLVKKHLEKTGERDVGVDALHVAYIYEHPPQPLTSQNLYEILIELSSPLTGYLGRIKSSDWKGDRFYFLRDLPIN; encoded by the coding sequence ATGATCGAATCAGTTGTCCTTGACACAGCCTTATGTTTACCAGGTTATGATCTTGAAGCCTTAATACAAGGGCGAATGATTGCAACTATGCCTCGAATATTCATTAATCCGGGGCGGCAATTTGCCCTTTACCCAACTAATATATCAATTAACTTACAACCCTATGAGCAGTACTATCGCTCAAGTTTTTTAGCTATTGCTCAAACAGCTTTAGACCAAATAGATGGTGAAAAGGTTGTGCTTAAAGCTTGGGCTAGGTGTGAAGGGTGCAAAATGCACACTCCTGAATCCTTGGATACTTTGTCAGAATTAACAGTCTGGACAAAAGAAGCATTACAGAGATCGCTTGGGCAACGACCTCATATTTTTCTGGCTTACCTACGTGTTTATCTACTATCTGAATCGCTTGCTATTCTGTGGCAATCCCAAAATAGTCAGTTTCTGCCTTTGCGTCCCTCACTGAGGGTTTCTGAAGCCAAGCCAGTATTAAACGATCGCACCTTCGCCCAACGCAAACACCAATTAGAAAAACTGGAACCACCACTACACCCTGAACTAGAAGAATTACAGAGTGCGATCGCATCCCTAACCATTAGCCAACCAGCAGCTAAACAATTAGACGACGATATCAAAGCATTTTTGGGTTGGAGTAGTGATAAACCAACAAATCCATTAGATTTAGACTTACTTTGGATTCAGAAAATTGCTGAAATTGGGAACTCTAGCGACGGACATACGTTTGAAAAATTAGTTCGTAGAGGATTACTAAAATTAGGCTTTACAGGTTCAGGTTTGAATCCAGATGCAACTGGTGGCGCTGGAGGCATGGATTTTTACGCAGAACAACCTTATCCAATAGTAGGAGAGTGCAAAGCAACTAAAACTGAGAAAGTTACTGATGGTACACCTGCACAGTTACTAAAAATAGGTATGAACCATCTTGGTAAGGTTCAGTATGAAAATTCAATTAAATTAATTGTAGCCGCTGGAGAACTAAATTTTTACGCCTTAAGAACAGCTACCGAAAATCAAATGAATGTTATTAGCCCTGAAACACTGCAAAAACTAGTTGAACTGCAAGCACACTACAAAAATTCTATCAATTTGTTAGAACTAAAAGAATATTTGCAACAAGCTCCTTTTGGTTTAGCTGAAGATAAACTTAATACTTATATCGATAAAGTCGAAAAATCTATAAGGTTGCGATCGCATATTATCCAGCTTGTTAAAAAGCATCTAGAAAAAACAGGTGAGCGAGATGTAGGGGTTGATGCACTTCACGTAGCATATATTTACGAGCATCCCCCTCAGCCTTTGACATCTCAAAATTTGTACGAAATTTTGATTGAACTTTCTTCACCCTTAACAGGCTATTTAGGACGAATAAAAAGCAGTGATTGGAAAGGCGATCGCTTTTACTTTCTACGCGATTTACCCATTAACTAA